The proteins below are encoded in one region of Cololabis saira isolate AMF1-May2022 chromosome 11, fColSai1.1, whole genome shotgun sequence:
- the LOC133455005 gene encoding endogenous retrovirus group 3 member 1 Env polyprotein-like produces the protein MHRKPAGTIFFLGVFVLTTVGASERNHAGSDSPEVDELQHPRLRRLAEEQGSSAGHRGPEADALYTPKHSHLSQEQNRHPCKHHKRDLTVYQEKITPKIYETQPSTNTYLQLAKMVAENSPHPDNCYVCGFIPHSTKEGLPLMTLPITSCDTCYILNLNSSYGHCKCHKPPQMRQMYCDKIHTSCYSCSTPIPLTLTMIPKTLKWCVEGKGTIHLGISNCDSTYSPSEEPLVKPKTSQNPLPDSIKDYNYLATMVNRCSIPLPKGVYWICGMKAYEYLPNDWSGICGLGHVVPAMRIVAVPPKVRIVKRELYTHTQTPWTRFFGALVPNYGVMAALDQIRDLSHAVEDLANTTAKGMSMLSQEMTAVRMMALQNRAALDYLLASQGGTCAVIKTECCTFIPNHNATIQEITDHLKNIANTLHTPVTTSLFGWFREQLGHVGYLIFEFALLGFVLLIVIWLLITCLRFTCKICMAQTTTTIMYSTVIPPLPSVEEENSDFLFKIGIDCT, from the coding sequence ATGCACCGGAAACCAGCTGGTACCATCTTCTTCCTGGGGGTCTTCGTCCTCACCACCGTCGGAGCCAGTGAAAGAAACCACGCAGGCTCGGACAGCCCAGAAGTAGATGAACTTCAACACCCCAGACTTCGACGACTggcagaggagcaggggagcagcgcAGGCCACAGAGGCCCAGAAGCAGATGCATTATACACGCCAAAACACTCACATCTGTCGCAGGAACAAAACAGACACCCTTGCAAACACCACAAACGAGACCTAACCGTTTACCAGgagaaaataactcctaaaatatATGAAACACAACCCTCAACAAACACATACCTCCAACTGGCAAAAATGGTTGCTGAAAATAGCCCACACCCTGATAACTGTTATGTGTGTGGGTTCATTCCACACAGCACAAAAGAAGGACTCCCATTAATGACTCTGCCCATTACTTCATGTGACACCTGTTACATTTTGAACCTCAATTCCTCTTATGGGCATTGCAAATGTCACAAACCCCCCCAAATGAGACAAATGTATTGTGATAAAATTCACACTAGCTGTTATTCCTGCAGCACACCGATTCCTCTCACCCTCACCATGATCCCAAAGACATTAAAGTGGTGTGTTGAAGGCAAAGGAACTATCCACCTAGGAATATcaaactgtgactccacatactctccttctgaagaaccgcttgttaagcctaaaacaagccaaaatccactgcccgattccattaAAGATTATAactaccttgctacaatggttaatcgctgttccatacctctaccaaaaggtgtttactggatttgtggcatgAAGGCTTACGAATATCTTCCAAACGATTGGTCTGGTatatgtggtctgggccatgtggtaccagccatgagaatcgtCGCTGTACCACCGAAAGTTCGCATTGTTAAAAGAGAATTGTACACTCACACCcaaacaccatggacaagattttttggtgccctcgttccaaattacggagtcatggcagctttggatCAGATAAGGGACCTATCTCATGCAGTTGAAGACTTAGCAAATACCACAGCAAAGGGCATGTCTATGCTTTCACAAGAGATGACTGCTGTAAGGATGATGGCCTTGCAAAATCGTGCTGCATTGGACTACttattagcttctcaagggggaacttgtgctgtgattaaaactgaatgCTGTACCTTTATACCTAACCACAATGCCACCATCCAAGAAATAACAGATCacttgaaaaacattgctaacacattacatacacctgtcacgactagtttgtttggttggtttagagaacagttaggacacgttggttacttgatatttgaatttgctttatTGGGGTTTGTACTCCTAATTGTTATTTGGCTTCTGATTACATGtctaaggttcacttgcaaaatatgtatggctcaaactactactacaatcatgtactccactgtaattcCACCTCTACCGTCAGTGGAGGAGGAAAATTCAgactttctgttcaaaattgGGATTGACTGTActtaa